The Halomicrobium zhouii region TCGTCGCAGTGGATCAGGCCGATGGTTCCGAGGCGTGGCGCCTCGACGTCCCCGACGCGGGACGTCCGTCTATCGCAGACGGCAGCGTGTACGCGACCACCAGACACGGCGTCGTCGCGATCGACCTCGCCGACGGATCCGAACGATGGCACGCGAGCGGGTCGCCGTCCGACGGGTCCGTCGACCCCTCCGGCGCGCCGGCGGTCGGCCCCGACCGCCTGTACGTCCCCGTGGACGAGGAGCACGTCGCGGCGCTCTCGACGGCGGACGGGTCGACCGAGTGGCGGTCCGACCGTCTCGGTGACGTCTCGGTCGTCGGTGGCGGTCAGACTGTCTACGCCGCCGTCTCCGACCCCGAAAGCCGGCAGGTCGCCGTCTACGCGCTCGACTCGGCCGACGGCGAAACCCGCTGGGAGTTCGAACCGGAGTCGCCGTTCCCGGTCCAGTCACCCGCCGTTACCGGCGGTGCGTTGCTGTTCGGGGGCGAGGCGTTGACTGTCCTCGTCACGGAGTAACCCGACAGCGGTGTTTTCAGCGGCCGATTCCGGGCATAATACGGCGTTAGCTGAATAATATCTCGTTAAACCCGCTTCTCTGAGGGTATCTCGGCGTTTTCCGACATCTCTGACAGGACTGTACGTTTTTTTGCTCGCCGCCGGTACGAAGTGCGCGACGCGACGTCCGTTCCGGCGTGATGCCATCTAGACTGCCGACGAGGCGGGCAGATGTGAAGCGTGGACCGCCGGCCAGACCCCTTCCTTTCCGGTGGAGAATCGCCAAAACTGGTTTGCGGCTCCGGGATCCACACCCGCGCATGACGCGTTTTCTGGTGGCGACGAACTCGGTCCACGTGACCGCGGCCGCGGTGGACTACCTCGAAGACCGTCTCGATCCGGGGGCAGACGAAGTGGTGGTCGTCGGCGTGACCGGACCGGACGCTTCGGGCCGGGACGTGGCCGACGCGGCCAACGTCGCACGCGCTCGACTGGCTGCGTCGACGCCGACCGTCGAGTCCCGGACGGGCGAGGTCGTCGACGAACTGCTCGCTGCCGTCGACGAACACGACCCCGAAGAGGTGATTATCGGGGCAAACGGCGGCGAGGCAGGGGTCGCGGGCGTCGGGTCGACGGCGCAGGCGTTGCTGGCCGAACTGGCCCGACCCGTCGTCGTGGTACCGACTCCCGCGCTCTCCTGACTCCCCCGCGCTTAACACGGACGGACGCCAAGCCGCGGACATGTCTGCCTCGGAACTGGCGAGTCAGGTGGCTGCGGCCCTGGAGGTCGACCCCGAGGAGTTCCAGGCGCGGGCGGCCGCGGAGGCCGACCGGCTCAAGGAGGAGGTCCGGGCCGGCACCTTCGACAACACCCAGGCCATCGTCGGGCTAGAGCTGGAACTGTACGGCGTCGACGACCAGACCGGCGCGCTCCGGCGGATGCCCCGCGAACTGCTGGGCCTGATCGGTTTCGAGAAGGAACTGGGGCTGCACAACGCCGAGATGCAGACCAGTCCCCAGCCGCTGAACTCCTACGGCCTGTCCGCGCAGGTTGCCGAACTCAGGGCCAACCTCGCGCCGGCCCAGGAGCGGACGGGCCACCAGGGGATCCGGCTCGTCAGCGACGGCATGTGGACGGTGCCGCCGACGGGCGAGACCGCCCGGAGCTACCTCTCGGGCTCCGTCGAGGAACAGGGCGTCCGGCTGGCGACCAACATGTCCGACGCCGTCCGCTACCACGTGATGGCCAACGCGGAGTACCCGGCGGGCATGCGCCTCGACGCCCCGCACGTCTCGCTTTCCTGCGACACCGTCATGCCCGAGAGCCTCATCACCTCCATCCAGCCCCACTACCAGATCCCCCACGCACCGGACCTCCCGGAGTACTTCAGCTACGCGCTCAGGATCGCCGGCCCACTGCTCGCCCTGGGGGTCAACGCGCCCTTCTTCCCGCCGGACCTGTACGACGACGCGCCCGACCCCGAAATCGTCGCCGACGCCCGCATGGAGAACCGCATCGGCGTCTTCGAGACGGTCCTGAATTCGAGTACCGACGCCTACGAGGACAAGGTCCGCTTCCCGCCCGACTTCGACACCGTGGAGGATGCCATCGACGACGTCCTGGAGGACCACACCATCGTCCCGATGGACGTCCCCGAGGGCGACCGCTTCGACGACGCCTTCGCCCACTTCCGGCACAAACACGGTTCGTACTGGCGGTGGATCCGCCCCGTCTTCGACGGCGCCTCCCGCTCGGCCGCCAACGCCCGCATCGAGTTCCGGCCGCTGCCCGGCCAGCCCACGCTCTCCGACGCCGTCGCCTTCCAGGCCGTCTTCGGCGGCCTGATGGAGGCGCTCCCCCGCGTCGAACACCCCATCCAGGGCCTGGACTGGGAGACCGCGAAGGCAAACTTCTACGCCGCCGCCGACGACGGCCTCCGGGCCGACATGGAGTGGATCACCGTCGACGGGACCCACACCACCGACACCGACCAGCTCTACGGCGAACTGTTCGAGATCGCCCGTGAGGGCCTGGAACAGCGCGGCCTCTCGACGGAGGCGGCTCACTCCTACGTCCGCCCGCTCCGCGAGCGCGTCGACCGCCGG contains the following coding sequences:
- a CDS encoding glutamate--cysteine ligase family protein, whose product is MSASELASQVAAALEVDPEEFQARAAAEADRLKEEVRAGTFDNTQAIVGLELELYGVDDQTGALRRMPRELLGLIGFEKELGLHNAEMQTSPQPLNSYGLSAQVAELRANLAPAQERTGHQGIRLVSDGMWTVPPTGETARSYLSGSVEEQGVRLATNMSDAVRYHVMANAEYPAGMRLDAPHVSLSCDTVMPESLITSIQPHYQIPHAPDLPEYFSYALRIAGPLLALGVNAPFFPPDLYDDAPDPEIVADARMENRIGVFETVLNSSTDAYEDKVRFPPDFDTVEDAIDDVLEDHTIVPMDVPEGDRFDDAFAHFRHKHGSYWRWIRPVFDGASRSAANARIEFRPLPGQPTLSDAVAFQAVFGGLMEALPRVEHPIQGLDWETAKANFYAAADDGLRADMEWITVDGTHTTDTDQLYGELFEIAREGLEQRGLSTEAAHSYVRPLRERVDRRLTPARWKHDQVREAVDENVPLAEAIWGMQSRYVDRQKGTLLEGSFVDWL
- a CDS encoding universal stress protein, with product MTRFLVATNSVHVTAAAVDYLEDRLDPGADEVVVVGVTGPDASGRDVADAANVARARLAASTPTVESRTGEVVDELLAAVDEHDPEEVIIGANGGEAGVAGVGSTAQALLAELARPVVVVPTPALS